The segment GAAATCAAATCTCTCACATCGTTTTTGCTTTCATCGTATCTGCGTTTCTTGTCGATGGAACGGCTCTTCAAGCGCAGGAGAAGCAGGACCCGACCGCAGCTTCGGACGTCATCAAGGCAACGCTTTCAAAGATCCGCGACGTCGAACGCCTTGACGCATTCGTCGAGCAAAATAATCAATTAAAGGCTGAGAATGCGACACTGAAGAAGAACATTGCGGATATTCAGAAACAATTGGCAAAACTCACCCGGGATCTGGCTGATCAAACCGTAAAGCTGCGCCGGCAATTGCTTCAGATGCCGATATTTCAAGTGCAGTCCAAGGTGATCGCCAACGGCAATAGCATGGCGATTCTCAAATCCAAGGACACAATCATTCGTATCCGCACGAACACTGAGATGTCAGTTCCAGTCGCGGACGGGGTATGGATCTTGATGGAAGTCAAGAAAATATCTAAAGATATGATCGAACTGAACTTCCCGGAACTGGGTCGTACGGTCTATCTTTACGATTAAAGCCCCTCATTTGAACAAGTCTGATTGCGAACTCACCTGCCACGGCACGGTGTCGGTCGCGCGGGACAATTATGACACGGATGTCACGTTACCCAATGGCGGCCGGTATTTATCTGGTCATCTCCAGCATGTTTACTTTGGCAGCACCTTGCAGCTATGCGGCTGTCGCTGCGCCTCAGGATAATGCTTCGCCAACTCCCAATGCACCCACGCCGATCAAACAAAAATCGGACAAGTCGAGCGCTGTCGAAGCAACGGGCATTCCGATTCTGGATCCGACTGATCTCCAGCCGTTGATAGCTCCGGGCGATCCGGTGCTCCAACCAGGCTACGCTGATTTTCTTCCGCCAGAGACAAACATTGAACTGGTTGACTTTCGCGACCAGGAACTTGGCGACGCGATGCGTTTGTTTTCAGAACAGAGCGGCATCAACATCGTTCCTTCGACGCAAGCGAACGAGATGAAGATCAATTTGTTTCTCCGCAACGTTCGCCCAATGGACGTGCTGGAGAACCTGACCAAGACTCACGATTTGTACTTTCGTGTTGACGAAAAATCCGGCGTCATTCGAATCTTTACCACGAAAGAATACGAACAGAACCTTGCAAGTTTCCGAGAGGAGCAGACCAAGGTATTCACGTTGCTATATCCGAACCCTGTCGACGCCGCGGTTGCAATTCAAAGCCTGTTTGGAGATCGCGTCGAACTGAATTTCGGCGTTGGCGACCAGGATTCGATTCTGGACATCATTTATCGGCTCAATCGATTCGACCTTGTCGACAGTCGCAGCCTCGGACTCGGTTCGTATCAAGGCGACTATGCCTATGGCGGACGATCGTTCAGTCGTCTGGACGGGCTGGGCGGATTCACTTCGAATCAATCCAACAAGAGCAGCAGTAACAACCGTGCCAGCAACGAATCCGAACCGCTTTCCGATCTTTCTTCGGAACAGATCCAGCAGCTGATCGAGGCACTGAACGAACGCACACAGCGACGTCCCTCTGGATCAAATGACGGAAACGATCCCATTTCGCGACTGCTGAAAGAACGTCAGGCGACGATCTATGTGACCGTCGTAAGACGCAACAATCAGGTCGTGGTTCGCACCGGTGATGACGCGACGATGAAGCAAATCGAACAGCTGATTCAAAATCTGGACGTGCCCACACCCTTGGTTCTATTGGAAGTAAAAGTCATGTCGGTATTGCTTGACGACGACTTCCGCAGCGTCTTCGACTATCAGTTTTCCAACGGCAGTTCCGTCGCGGGCGGTTTCACGACAGGTGACATCCTTCCGCCGCCTTCCGATTTAGCCGTTGGCGACGACAAACGACTTGAATCGATGACTCCCGGTGGAAGCTTGCTCAACCAGGGCGATTT is part of the Mariniblastus fucicola genome and harbors:
- a CDS encoding coiled-coil domain-containing protein, whose translation is MNRNQISHIVFAFIVSAFLVDGTALQAQEKQDPTAASDVIKATLSKIRDVERLDAFVEQNNQLKAENATLKKNIADIQKQLAKLTRDLADQTVKLRRQLLQMPIFQVQSKVIANGNSMAILKSKDTIIRIRTNTEMSVPVADGVWILMEVKKISKDMIELNFPELGRTVYLYD
- a CDS encoding type II secretion system protein GspD yields the protein MSRYPMAAGIYLVISSMFTLAAPCSYAAVAAPQDNASPTPNAPTPIKQKSDKSSAVEATGIPILDPTDLQPLIAPGDPVLQPGYADFLPPETNIELVDFRDQELGDAMRLFSEQSGINIVPSTQANEMKINLFLRNVRPMDVLENLTKTHDLYFRVDEKSGVIRIFTTKEYEQNLASFREEQTKVFTLLYPNPVDAAVAIQSLFGDRVELNFGVGDQDSILDIIYRLNRFDLVDSRSLGLGSYQGDYAYGGRSFSRLDGLGGFTSNQSNKSSSNNRASNESEPLSDLSSEQIQQLIEALNERTQRRPSGSNDGNDPISRLLKERQATIYVTVVRRNNQVVVRTGDDATMKQIEQLIQNLDVPTPLVLLEVKVMSVLLDDDFRSVFDYQFSNGSSVAGGFTTGDILPPPSDLAVGDDKRLESMTPGGSLLNQGDFTFQFVNNSFRARMQLLEDDNRVTILNTPLLLTANNEVSRIFIGDTIPFTVGFNSPQVISGGNNNTTIAGTPITELRDVGQSLLITPSINADRTVTLRIVQENARRVINGGRIPILSTTGVITNQEVDTVNRSTVSGTVVAKDGLAVALGGLIEDEVSDSRSQVPGIGKLPVLGFFFRKQTTGRLRRELIVMVRPYVFNTPAESASISQDLLQQLSVHPSAMTGQSSLHTFGPHEAAQVQLDECGLHSSFRFHNVTPRNY